One genomic window of Chelonoidis abingdonii isolate Lonesome George chromosome 5, CheloAbing_2.0, whole genome shotgun sequence includes the following:
- the TMEM192 gene encoding transmembrane protein 192 isoform X2: protein MAAEVAAGPQRELDNGSLEITQSTEDDPLLDAPLLPPHALHSQLRPRFHAIPTVLVANFLLLIHVAFVVLVFLVGIYCSYVNPNEDECPGNYTNPLKVQSVIIIAKVILWILHVVFERYVQHHHGKVRCRGYLLIYRSTRHLKRLPLLIHSTGNAALLLILSAQHSFPDYSKKYLYLILGVLCLELICSLTCIVIYTVKISNFNKARPRPDIIEEEKMYAYPSHITSEIGFRESSSLEEIVEKQGDVIDYLQRHNAQLSKRLLALTSQQIRG from the exons ATGGCGGCGGAAGTAGCTGCGGGGCCGCAGCGGGAGCTGGATAAC GGTTCCTTGGAGATAACGCAGAGCACAGAAGATGATCCTCTACTCGATGCACCACTTCTTCCACCTCATGCATTACATTCCCAGTTGAGACCGAGATTCCATGCTATTCCTACAGTCTTGGTTGCcaattttctgttgcttataCAT GTTGCTTTTGTTGTTTTAGTATTTTTAGTAGGTATATATTGTTCTTATGTAAACCCAAATGAGGATGAATGCCCTGGAAACTACACCAACCCACTTAAGGTGCAAAGTGTCATAATCATTGCAAAGGTAATTCTGTGGATTCTGCATGTTGTCTTTGAACGATATGTTCAGCATCATCACGGTAAAGTCAGATGCAGAGGATACCTCCTGATCTACCGATCAACAAGACATCTTAAAAGGCTGCCACTCCTTATACATTCTACAG gaaatgcaGCCCTGCTTTTGATACTGTCAGCTCAGCATTCCTTTCCTGACTATAGTAAGAAGTATCTCTACCTTATCCTTGGAGTCTTGTGTCTGGAGCTGATTTGTTCTTTGACATGCATAGTCATTTACACAG taaaaataaGCAATTTCAACAAAGCAAGGCCAAGGCCTGATAtaattgaagaagaaaagatgtaTGCTTACCCCAGTCACATTACCTCAGAGATTGGATTCAG GGAAAGCTCAAGTTTGGAAGAAATAGTTGAAAAGCAAGGAGATGTAATAGATTATCTCCAACGACACAATGCGCAGCTCAGCAAGAGACTACTAGCACTAACATCACAGCAAATCAGAGGTTAA
- the TMEM192 gene encoding transmembrane protein 192 isoform X1, which yields MAAEVAAGPQRELDNGSLEITQSTEDDPLLDAPLLPPHALHSQLRPRFHAIPTVLVANFLLLIHVAFVVLVFLVGIYCSYVNPNEDECPGNYTNPLKVQSVIIIAKVILWILHVVFERYVQHHHGKVRCRGYLLIYRSTRHLKRLPLLIHSTVKISNFNKARPRPDIIEEEKMYAYPSHITSEIGFRESSSLEEIVEKQGDVIDYLQRHNAQLSKRLLALTSQQIRG from the exons ATGGCGGCGGAAGTAGCTGCGGGGCCGCAGCGGGAGCTGGATAAC GGTTCCTTGGAGATAACGCAGAGCACAGAAGATGATCCTCTACTCGATGCACCACTTCTTCCACCTCATGCATTACATTCCCAGTTGAGACCGAGATTCCATGCTATTCCTACAGTCTTGGTTGCcaattttctgttgcttataCAT GTTGCTTTTGTTGTTTTAGTATTTTTAGTAGGTATATATTGTTCTTATGTAAACCCAAATGAGGATGAATGCCCTGGAAACTACACCAACCCACTTAAGGTGCAAAGTGTCATAATCATTGCAAAGGTAATTCTGTGGATTCTGCATGTTGTCTTTGAACGATATGTTCAGCATCATCACGGTAAAGTCAGATGCAGAGGATACCTCCTGATCTACCGATCAACAAGACATCTTAAAAGGCTGCCACTCCTTATACATTCTACAG taaaaataaGCAATTTCAACAAAGCAAGGCCAAGGCCTGATAtaattgaagaagaaaagatgtaTGCTTACCCCAGTCACATTACCTCAGAGATTGGATTCAG GGAAAGCTCAAGTTTGGAAGAAATAGTTGAAAAGCAAGGAGATGTAATAGATTATCTCCAACGACACAATGCGCAGCTCAGCAAGAGACTACTAGCACTAACATCACAGCAAATCAGAGGTTAA